The proteins below are encoded in one region of Juglans microcarpa x Juglans regia isolate MS1-56 chromosome 4D, Jm3101_v1.0, whole genome shotgun sequence:
- the LOC121260853 gene encoding ammonium transporter 2 member 4-like → MELPKNLLPDEASPEWLNKGDNAWQLTAATLVGLQSIPGLVILYGSLVKRKWAVNSAFMAFYAFAAVLVCWVGWAYRMSFGDELVLFSFENSSFLGKPGVALDEKYLLGQAFLGMFPTATMVFFQGVFAGITLILVAGALLGRMNFRAWMLFVPLWLTLSYTVAAFSIWCPDGWLAKLGIIDFSGGYVIHLSAGVAGFTAACWVGPRSEIDRKRFPPNNIILMLAGAGLLWMGWTGFNGGGPFVASIDASLAVLNTHVCTATSLLTWLFLDTFIVGKPSVIGAVQGMITGLVCITPAAGVVQGWAAILMGLISGSVPWYTMTVLHNKVRFLRQVDDPMAVFHTHAIAGSLGGILTGIFAVPKLCRLFYMVPNWDKYIGLAYGLQNGRTSAGFRQMGIQLVGILFVVCLNIVITSLICLFIRLIVPLRLDNDELQIGDDAVHGEEAFALCAERDQRFVNSSNNTVYDAQEFSSIYVTRTFGEVQMV, encoded by the exons ATGGAGCTTCCCAAGAACCTTTTACCCGACGAAGCAAGCCCGGAGTGGTTGAACAAGGGAGACAATGCATGGCAGCTCACCGCAGCCACCCTTGTCGGCCTCCAAAGCATCCCGGGCCTCGTGATCCTCTACGGCAGCCTAGTGAAGAGGAAATGGGCTGTGAACTCTGCGTTCATGGCATTCTACGCATTTGCAGCAGTGCTTGTGTGCTGGGTTGGCTGGGCTTACCGCATGTCATTCGGGGACGAGCTAGTTCTTTTCTCGTTTGAGAACTCCAGTTTCTTGGGCAAACCAGGCGTAGCGTTGGACGAGAAGTATCTTCTGGGGCAGGCGTTTTTGGGGATGTTTCCGACGGCCACGATGGTGTTCTTTCAAGGAGTGTTTGCGGGGATTACTTTGATTCTGGTTGCGGGTGCACTTTTGGGGAGGATGAACTTTCGTGCATGGATGTTGTTTGTGCCATTGTGGCTTACGCTTTCATACACAGTGGCTGCGTTTAGCATATGGTGCCCAGATGGATGGCTGGCGAAGCTTGGGATAATAGACTTTTCTGGAGGATATGTTATTCATCTCTCTGCTGGTGTTGCTGGATTCACTGCTGCTTGCTGG GTGGGTCCGAGAAGTGAGATAGATAGGAAAAGGTTTCCTCCAAACAATATTATTCTGATGCTTGCAGGCGCAGGCCTGCTTTGGATGGGGTGGACAGGATTCAATGGTGGAGGTCCCTTCGTGGCCAGCATAGATGCATCTCTGGCCGTCCTCAACACACACGTGTGCACTGCCACCAGCTTGCTGACGTGGCTTTTCCTAGACACGTTCATCGTTGGCAAGCCCTCCGTGATTGGTGCCGTTCAGGGTATGATCACCGGCTTGGTTTGCATCACACCTGCGGCAG GAGTTGTGCAAGGTTGGGCAGCCATTCTGATGGGTTTGATCTCAGGTAGTGTTCCATGGTACACAATGACAGTGCTCCATAACAAGGTTAGGTTTTTAAGACAAGTTGATGACCCCATGGCCGTTTTCCACACCCATGCCATTGCCGGAAGCCTTGGTGGCATTCTCACCGGCATCTTCGCCGTGCCTAAACTCTGCCGCCTATTTTACATGGTGCCTAATTGGGACAAGTACATAGGGCTAGCATATGGCCTTCAAAATGGTCGAACTTCTGCAGGTTTTCGACAGATGGGGATTCAGCTTGTGGGCATTCTTTTTGTGGTTTGCTTGAATATTGTCATCACTAGCTTGATTTGCTTGTTCATTAGGTTGATAGTTCCActaaggttggataatgatgagCTACAAATTGGTGACGATGCAGTACATGGAGAGGAAGCTTTTGCCTTGTGCGCTGAAAGAGATCAGAGATTTGTGAACTCCTCGAATAATACAGTTTATGATGCACAAGAGTTCTCGTCCATTTATGTTACAAGGACTTTTGGTGAAGTTCAGATGGTTTAG